In Alkalihalobacterium alkalinitrilicum, a genomic segment contains:
- the mutY gene encoding A/G-specific adenine glycosylase, whose translation MTEILQEFNTKGFQEQLVNWFEEHKRDLPWRKTRDPYRIWVSEIMLQQTRVDTVIPYYNNFIQKFPTLQDLAFAEEQEILKAWEGLGYYSRVRNLQAAVREVAEEYGGKVPDTKEKISQLKGVGPYTAGAVLSIAYNKPEPAVDGNVMRVISRVLLIEEDIGKVKTRTIFERALSKMISKQKPSEFNQGLMELGALVCTPKSPGCLLCPVREYCRAYHAGKEKSLPIKEKKTKVKAKDMAAIVLRNNTGEVLIERRPETGLLAKLWQFPNIETIKDAKQQHESLREYLKTEYAMTVEVGEIVQKVKHVFSHLIWSISVYEGTILSEKPIDNDNIRWVNENSIESFPFPVSHQKIIAQQIRR comes from the coding sequence TTGACTGAAATACTACAAGAATTTAACACAAAAGGATTTCAAGAACAATTAGTGAACTGGTTTGAAGAACATAAACGAGATTTACCATGGAGAAAAACAAGAGATCCATATCGGATTTGGGTTTCTGAAATTATGCTTCAGCAAACGCGAGTTGATACAGTGATTCCATATTACAATAATTTCATACAGAAATTCCCGACACTGCAGGACCTAGCGTTTGCTGAAGAACAGGAAATATTAAAGGCTTGGGAAGGATTAGGTTATTATTCGAGAGTAAGAAACTTACAAGCTGCGGTTCGAGAAGTTGCTGAAGAATATGGAGGTAAGGTACCTGATACTAAAGAAAAAATCAGTCAACTAAAGGGAGTAGGGCCTTATACCGCTGGTGCCGTTTTAAGTATTGCCTATAATAAACCTGAACCTGCAGTGGACGGAAATGTGATGCGTGTTATTTCTAGAGTACTCTTAATTGAAGAAGATATCGGAAAAGTTAAGACAAGAACGATTTTTGAGCGTGCACTTTCTAAAATGATTTCCAAACAAAAACCTTCTGAGTTTAATCAAGGATTAATGGAGTTAGGAGCCCTTGTTTGTACGCCGAAATCACCAGGTTGTTTGTTATGTCCTGTTCGTGAATATTGTCGAGCTTATCATGCAGGAAAAGAAAAAAGCTTACCTATAAAAGAGAAAAAAACGAAAGTGAAAGCCAAAGACATGGCTGCAATTGTTTTAAGAAATAACACTGGTGAAGTTCTAATTGAGCGTCGTCCTGAAACAGGGTTGTTAGCAAAACTATGGCAATTCCCTAATATCGAAACAATAAAAGATGCTAAACAACAACATGAAAGTCTACGTGAATATTTAAAAACTGAGTACGCGATGACGGTTGAAGTTGGTGAAATTGTACAAAAGGTAAAGCATGTTTTTTCTCATCTCATTTGGAGTATTAGCGTCTATGAGGGGACAATCTTATCAGAAAAACCAATAGATAATGATAACATAAGGTGGGTAAACGAGAATTCGATTGAAAGCTTTCCGTTCCCAGTATCGCATCAGAAAATTATTGCACAACAAATAAGAAGGTGA
- a CDS encoding metal-dependent hydrolase, giving the protein MDTGTHVVMGIALGGLATLDPVVGNDPIMRQTVMVAAIIGSQAPDFDTVLKFRNNAVYIRNHRGITHSLPAILIWPFIIAGGISMLVPEVNYLHLWIWTFIAVFLHVFVDIFNAYGTQALRPIKHKWIALGSINIFDPFIFLVHVAGIILWRYGFNPGYTFLFIYFVLILYYIWRFQARNKVIAHAKSLYRNATHVFISPTFRWNQWHLVIRTTEKLYVAESRNHKINFFEQFPFEPIPDDPIINAARKDENLSAFLSFSPTYRWEVERFDNYYEVRFIDLRYRSKGHYPFVAIVQLDDDLQVLSSYTGWVYSEETLKRKLELSTQS; this is encoded by the coding sequence TTGGATACAGGAACTCACGTCGTCATGGGAATTGCTCTCGGTGGGCTTGCTACATTAGATCCTGTCGTTGGTAATGATCCAATTATGAGACAAACCGTAATGGTAGCAGCAATTATTGGTTCGCAAGCACCTGATTTTGATACCGTTCTTAAATTTAGAAATAACGCTGTTTACATACGCAACCATCGTGGAATTACACACTCTTTACCCGCTATTTTAATTTGGCCATTTATCATTGCAGGTGGAATTTCGATGTTAGTTCCTGAAGTGAATTATTTACATTTATGGATTTGGACATTTATAGCTGTATTCCTTCATGTTTTTGTCGACATTTTTAATGCATATGGAACACAAGCTCTACGACCAATTAAGCATAAATGGATTGCGCTTGGGTCAATTAACATCTTTGATCCCTTTATTTTCTTAGTACATGTTGCTGGAATTATTTTATGGCGCTATGGATTTAATCCTGGATATACTTTTTTATTTATTTATTTCGTTCTTATACTGTATTACATTTGGAGATTTCAAGCACGCAATAAAGTCATTGCTCATGCTAAGTCTCTCTACCGAAATGCAACTCATGTGTTTATTTCGCCTACATTTCGCTGGAATCAATGGCATTTAGTTATAAGAACAACGGAAAAATTATATGTTGCTGAATCGAGAAATCATAAAATAAATTTCTTTGAACAATTTCCTTTTGAACCCATTCCTGATGACCCTATTATCAATGCGGCTAGAAAGGATGAAAACTTGTCCGCATTCCTTTCATTTTCTCCTACATACCGATGGGAAGTTGAAAGGTTCGATAATTATTATGAAGTCCGTTTTATTGATTTAAGATATCGCAGCAAGGGCCATTACCCATTTGTTGCAATTGTTCAGCTTGATGATGATCTTCAAGTGCTTAGCTCATACACAGGTTGGGTATATAGTGAAGAAACATTGAAACGGAAACTTGAACTCTCCACACAATCATAA
- a CDS encoding YfhJ family protein → MNDRFERLAQQLLDRNQKLSYGQARKWVESLWEDFESTRAKAGSTYEGQDLTEQIVMQWLKNYGPHLHEYASKNEKFKFLLEDDPFKN, encoded by the coding sequence GTGAATGATCGATTTGAACGGTTAGCTCAACAGTTGCTCGATCGAAATCAGAAGTTGTCCTATGGACAGGCAAGAAAATGGGTAGAAAGCTTGTGGGAAGATTTTGAGTCCACTCGTGCTAAAGCTGGAAGTACGTATGAAGGACAAGATCTAACGGAACAAATTGTCATGCAGTGGCTAAAAAATTATGGTCCACATTTACATGAGTATGCTTCCAAAAATGAAAAGTTTAAATTTCTATTGGAAGACGACCCTTTTAAAAATTAG
- the sspK gene encoding small, acid-soluble spore protein K, giving the protein MRNKEKGFPLRKSFSGEPRAKEEYSSKRADGTIRDHPQERMKQSNQSR; this is encoded by the coding sequence ATGCGTAACAAAGAGAAAGGATTTCCACTGCGAAAATCATTTTCGGGAGAACCAAGAGCGAAAGAGGAATATTCTTCAAAGCGTGCCGATGGTACTATTAGAGATCATCCGCAAGAGCGAATGAAGCAATCCAATCAATCTCGATAA
- a CDS encoding YpzG family protein, with the protein MHKVRGKNYADPFQSPRANPKHAFHQVNGETERGLHNYVLKVQTRKRS; encoded by the coding sequence TTGCATAAGGTAAGAGGAAAAAACTATGCTGATCCATTTCAATCTCCACGAGCGAATCCAAAGCATGCCTTCCATCAAGTGAACGGTGAAACTGAAAGAGGCCTTCACAACTATGTTTTAAAAGTCCAAACAAGAAAACGTTCATAG
- a CDS encoding YfhH family protein → MEKRYSEMTEYELKNEIAQLNEKAKKAEQMGMASEFAVYERKMIMAKAYLLNPDEYQPGETYEMVDELSRFLISYMNGRFAWGYRNGGSELEGVPISVLKHK, encoded by the coding sequence ATGGAAAAACGTTATAGTGAAATGACTGAGTATGAATTAAAAAATGAAATTGCTCAATTAAATGAAAAAGCGAAAAAAGCTGAACAAATGGGAATGGCTAGTGAATTTGCTGTTTATGAACGAAAAATGATTATGGCAAAAGCTTACTTACTCAACCCAGATGAGTATCAACCAGGAGAAACATATGAAATGGTAGATGAACTATCGCGATTTTTAATTTCTTATATGAATGGGCGATTTGCTTGGGGTTATCGAAATGGTGGCAGTGAGCTTGAAGGAGTTCCTATTTCCGTTTTGAAACATAAATAA
- a CDS encoding L-lactate permease, with amino-acid sequence MSTIVALTPIVSVLLFLVVLRMPAVKAIPISLVATGFLAYIYWTVPFVQIVAAIIEGVIIGSSILYIVFGAILLLNTLQLSGAIGTIRNSFLGISADRRVQLIIIAWLFGAFIEGAAGFGTPAAIGAPLLVALGFPPLAAVVLALIADSSPVSFGAVGTPIIVGIEQGLQEGSQIAAVVTPYIKDSSLIGEYVKGVGAQVMQIDIFVGTFIPLILVLMLTRFFGENKSWREGFEVWKFALFAGICFTVPALVVALFLGPEFPSIFGGLIGLILVVPAAKKGFLLPKQEQVWDFAPSEHWSPEWIGKALTSNKKEQKGPSLNLVIAWIPYLLVGLFLVLTRLDGLPFKAWVQSVQLSWPNILNTNISTSLEPLYLPGTIFVLVVLITFFIHQMNREKIKTTMFSSTKAVVGSAVTLFTAVPMVRIFINSGVNKSGFVSMPMELANTASTALGGSWPLVAPFIGALGSFVSGSATFSNMMFALFQFSVADQIGVEPRLILALQVLGANGGNMICVLNVVAAASVVGLLGKEGPIIRLTLLPMLYYIICSGLIGLIFAYLIL; translated from the coding sequence ATGAGTACTATCGTTGCATTAACTCCAATTGTTTCAGTGTTATTATTTTTAGTCGTATTGAGAATGCCTGCAGTTAAAGCAATCCCGATTAGTTTAGTGGCAACAGGTTTCTTAGCATATATATATTGGACTGTTCCCTTTGTTCAAATAGTAGCTGCAATTATAGAAGGGGTTATTATTGGCTCCTCTATATTATATATTGTGTTTGGTGCCATATTATTATTAAATACCCTTCAGTTAAGCGGTGCCATAGGCACTATTCGCAACAGTTTTTTAGGGATTAGTGCAGATAGGAGAGTTCAACTTATTATTATTGCTTGGCTGTTTGGTGCATTCATTGAAGGAGCCGCTGGCTTTGGAACGCCAGCAGCAATTGGAGCCCCGTTACTCGTTGCCCTTGGTTTCCCCCCATTAGCCGCAGTTGTATTAGCCTTGATTGCAGACAGTAGTCCTGTGTCCTTTGGTGCGGTTGGTACACCTATAATAGTAGGTATAGAACAAGGTTTACAAGAAGGTTCTCAAATAGCAGCTGTCGTTACGCCTTATATAAAGGACAGTAGTCTAATCGGGGAATATGTAAAAGGTGTCGGAGCACAAGTTATGCAAATTGATATTTTTGTGGGAACGTTTATTCCACTTATTCTCGTCCTCATGTTAACCCGATTTTTTGGTGAAAATAAATCGTGGCGTGAAGGATTTGAAGTCTGGAAGTTTGCTTTATTTGCAGGGATATGTTTTACCGTCCCAGCTTTAGTGGTTGCCTTATTTTTAGGTCCTGAGTTCCCATCTATCTTTGGAGGGTTAATAGGGCTTATCCTTGTTGTCCCAGCTGCTAAAAAAGGATTCTTACTTCCGAAACAAGAACAAGTGTGGGATTTTGCTCCTAGTGAACACTGGTCACCTGAGTGGATTGGAAAAGCACTGACTTCCAATAAAAAGGAACAAAAAGGACCATCTTTAAACCTAGTGATAGCGTGGATTCCTTATCTTCTCGTTGGTTTATTTCTCGTCTTAACACGTCTAGATGGTTTACCGTTTAAAGCGTGGGTTCAGTCAGTGCAACTAAGCTGGCCGAATATATTAAATACAAATATTAGTACAAGTTTAGAACCGCTTTACTTACCTGGAACGATCTTTGTGTTAGTTGTTTTGATTACCTTTTTTATACACCAAATGAATAGAGAGAAAATCAAGACAACGATGTTTTCATCTACAAAAGCTGTTGTGGGAAGTGCGGTAACTTTGTTTACTGCTGTTCCAATGGTCCGAATATTTATTAATTCTGGTGTTAATAAATCTGGTTTTGTTAGCATGCCAATGGAATTGGCGAACACAGCTTCTACTGCTTTAGGGGGTAGTTGGCCACTTGTTGCACCTTTTATTGGTGCACTTGGATCTTTTGTGTCTGGCAGTGCAACGTTTAGTAATATGATGTTTGCTCTTTTTCAGTTTAGTGTTGCAGACCAAATTGGTGTTGAACCAAGATTAATTCTTGCTTTACAAGTACTTGGTGCGAATGGTGGGAATATGATCTGTGTTTTAAATGTGGTGGCTGCCGCTTCAGTTGTGGGATTGTTAGGTAAAGAAGGACCCATTATTCGGTTAACATTATTACCAATGCTATATTATATCATTTGCTCAGGCTTAATCGGGTTAATTTTTGCCTATCTCATTTTATAA